The Lycium ferocissimum isolate CSIRO_LF1 chromosome 10, AGI_CSIRO_Lferr_CH_V1, whole genome shotgun sequence genome window below encodes:
- the LOC132033354 gene encoding uncharacterized protein LOC132033354, whose amino-acid sequence MEESIQLRKKLEPVELIKAVNRLKKENLMDKKVQQIPQHIKQKIADEILVTLKGMNVNADATVLQDAVENWRREKFKAATELIHEKTSNSTTSLKEARFLARALGDDWAELSEEIGLWIPVQIINTEHDDKPEGEEELDYEAVAGKQLPLECHAEVHTDYSGDAVRWGLTHHKESAYDCCMACLNQAKHAGPNKKKCNIWVYCPSETGCHSPDIYQHKHQECWLKYAEKPRLNFKDRYPQSYRNAHPNAPVIVPWMSGVVSV is encoded by the exons ATGGAAGAGTCAATTCAGTTGCGGAAAAAACTAGAACCTGTAGAGCTTATTAAAGCG GTAAATCGcttaaagaaggaaaatttgaTGGATAAAAAGGTGCAACAAATACCTCAGCATATTAAACAGAAGATAGCAGATGAGATACTAGTGACTTTAAAAGGCATGAATGTGAATGCGGATGCGACTGTGCTACAAG ATGCAGTGGAAAATTGGCGGAGAGAAAAATTTAAAGCCGCCACAGAACTTATTCATGAGAAGACATCAAATTCAACTACTTCTCTAAAGGAGGCTA GATTCCTTGCACGAGCTTTGGGCGATGATTGGGCTGAGCTGTCAGAAGAAATTGGTCTCTGGATCCCTGTTCAGATCATCAATACGGAACACGATGATAAACCTGAGGGTGAAGAGGAACTTG ATTACGAAGCCGTAGCTGGCAAACAGCTTCCTCTTGAATGTCATGCTGAAGTTCATACTGATTATAGTGGTGATGCTGTCAGATGGGGCCTCACCCACCATAAAGAATCTGCGTATGATTGTTGTATGGCTTGTTTGAATCAAGCTAAGCATGCCGGACCAAACAAAAAGAAATGTAACATATGGGTTTACTGCCCATCAGAGACGGGATGCCACTCTCCGGATATTTATCAACACAAGCATCAGGAGTGTTGGCTGAAATAT GCAGAGAAACCTAGATTGAATTTTAAGGACCGCTATCCTCAATCATACAGAAACGCTCACCCAAATGCGCCAGTAATTGTTCCGTGGATGTCTGGTGTTGTTAGTGTATAA
- the LOC132033357 gene encoding pentatricopeptide repeat-containing protein At1g73400, mitochondrial has protein sequence MSQLKVVSFICKTLTRKLHSQNHLLHQNLRPNLIASTHIHGLTSKYQSKYLFATRVSFILNKSSRFWLPCMSFQRFYNNNNISAPFKNAAFSSLEETTESYSDDPVDKVYKVVVDYSNPGHKMEIALDKLEIELTTPMVVEVLQKLRYEEKLAFRFFTWAGHRENYSHEPQAYNEMMDILSSTKYKVKQFRVVCDLLDYMKRNDKNLVPLEVLLKILRQYTEKHLTHLHKFARKKKIRVKTQPEVYAFNLLLDALCKCCLVEEAEALFKRVKSKVKPTADTYNILFFGWCRVRSPDRAMSVLEQMINIGHTPDNFTYNTAIETFCTAGMVMQAAELLEFMRTKGSTMSSPTAKTYTIMIVALVQNDMMVECFKVLGDMLNSGCVPDVSTYKELIEGMCLAGKTEAAYKLLEEMGNKGYPADIVTYNCFLNVLCDNKERDEALRLYQKMTEVGCIPSVQTYNMLIVMFFRMSDVDGAFETWHEMAKRGCVRVTETYCVMIEGLFDNNATEEACFLLEEAVNRGMKLPYNKFDSFLMRLSAIGDLRAIHKLSEHMRTFYNPAMARRFAINQKRKSMSLRGK, from the exons ATGTCTCAGCTCAAAGTTGTCTCATTTATCTGCAAGACTTTGACTAGAAAATTACATTCCCAAAATCACTTgcttcatcaaaatctaaggCCAAATTTAATAGCATCCACACATATTCATGGTCTAACCAGCAAATACCAATCAAAATATCTTTTTGCTACAAGGGTATCATTTATCTTGAACAAAAGTTCAAGATTTTGGTTACCATGTATGTCCTTTCAGCGgttttacaacaacaacaacatatcagcT CCCTTTAAAAATGCTGCATTTTCTTCATTGGAGGAAACAACGGAAAGCTATAGCGATGATCCCGTTGATAAGGTTTACAAGGTTGTTGTGGATTACTCTAATCCAGGGCATAAGATGGAGATAGCTCTCGATAAGCTTGAAATAGAATTAACAACGCCGATGGTGGTGGAAGTCTTGCAAAAGCTTCGTTACGAAGAGAAGTTAGCGTTTAGGTTCTTTACGTGGGCAGGACATCGAGAAAATTATAGCCATGAGCCCCAAGCGTATAATGAGATGATGGATATATTGTCCAGTACCAAATATAAGGTGAAGCAGTTTCGCGTTGTTTGTGATCTACTAGACTACATGAAGAGAAATGATAAGAATTTGGTTCCTTTAGAAGTGTTGTTGAAAATCCTTAGACAGTATACTGAAAAGCATTTGACGCATCTTCATAAATTTGCTAGGAAGAAGAAGATAAGAGTGAAGACACAACCCGAAGTATATGCCTTTAATTTGTTGTTGGATGCTTTGTGCAAGTGCTGCCTTGTCGAGGAAGCTGAGGCGTTGTTTAAGCGAGTGAAGAGTAAGGTTAAGCCAACTGCTGATACTTATAACATTCTTTTTTTCGGTTGGTGTCGTGTTAGAAGCCCGGATAGAGCTATGAGCGTTCTTGAACAGATGATTAATATAGGACATACACCCGATAACTTCACCTATAATACTGCCATTGAGACTTTTTGTACTGCGGGAATGGTGATGCAGGCTGCTGAACTTCTCGAGTTCATGAGAACTAAAGGCTCGACCATGTCTTCTCCCACTGCAAAAACTTATACTATTATGATTGTGGCTCTTGTTCAGAATGATATGATGGTAGAATGTTTCAAAGTTCTGGGTGATATGTTAAATAGTggatgtgttcctgatgtttcAACATACAAGGAATTGATTGAAGGTATGTGTTTGGCTGGAAAGACCGAGGCAGCTTATAAGCTTTTGGAAGAGATGGGAAATAAGGGCTACCCTGCTGATATAGTTACCTACAACTGCTTTCTTAACGTCCTTTGTGACAATAAAGAGAGAGACGAAGCGCTTAGGCTTTATCAGAAAATGACTGAAGTGGGCTGTATTCCCAGTGTACAAACCTATAATATGCTAATTGTGATGTTCTTTAGAATGAGCGACGTCGATGGAGCATTTGAGACCTGGCATGAGATGGCTAAGAGGGGTTGTGTGCGTGTTACAGAAACATATTGTGTGATGATTGAAGGGCTTTTTGATAACAATGCCACTGAAGAGGCATGTTTTCTTTTGGAAGAAGCTGTAAACAGGGGTATGAAATTGCCATACAACAAATTTGACTCGTTTTTAATGCGGCTTTCAGCTATTGGTGATCTACGAGCCATTCATAAACTGTCAGAGCACATGAGAACTTTCTATAACCCTGCTATGGCTCGACGTTTTGCCATCAATCAGAAGCGGAAGAGCATGAGCTTACGAGGAAAGTGA
- the LOC132033358 gene encoding uncharacterized protein LOC132033358: protein MWGFGGRYYWGRKERGKVEGLVVVFAWMSSQDRHVKNYVDLYSSLGWNSLVCHSQFLNMFFPDKAAALAAEIVNELVEELKVRPCPVVFASFSGGPKSCMYKVLQIIEGKCEEHANLGEFRLVRDCLSGYIFDSSPVDFTSDLGTRFILHPTVLGMSRPPPLASWIANGIASSLDALFLSRFESHRAEFWQTLYASVSTGAPYLILCSEDDDLAPCQTICNFAQRLKDLGSDVKLIKWSSSPHVGHYQHHQLEYKAAVTEVLGKAAMIYSQRIRQLEGEKMGLEGTHDEISEPLGNLRKAAATANQSFQRIALELNDHFIVPSSVEYHEGSNGGSVQHEQKERYIPLSSPPRINAHGVLGQILFDVCVPKVVEDWDIRSSPTFRKVSFASTRRHSPFNPMKCIRRSRL from the exons ATGTGGGGTTTTGGTGGGAGGTATTATTGggggagaaaagagagagggaaAGTTGAAGGATTAGTTGTGGTGTTCGCATGGATGTCAAGTCAAGATcgacatgtcaagaactatgttGATCTTTATTCTTCTCTTGGATGGAATTCACTTGTTTGTCACTCTCAATTCCTTAACAT GTTTTTTCCTGATAAAGCTGCAGCACTGGCAGCAGAGATTGTGAATGAGCTTGTTGAG GAGCTAAAAGTTAGACCATGCCCTGTTGTCTTTGCATCTTTTTCTGGTGGACCAAAATCATGCATGTACAAGGTTCTCCAG ATAATTGAGGGCAAATGTGAAGAGCATGCCAATCTG GGTGAGTTCCGACTTGTCAGAGACTGTCTTTCGGGCTACATTTTCGATTCTTCTCCAGTTGACTTTACTAGTGATCTGGGTACTAGATTCATACTACATCCAACAGTTCTTGGAATGTCACGTCCTCCGCCCCTAGCCTCATGGATAGCAAATGGAATTGCTTCCAGTCTGGATGCCCTCTTCCTTAGCAGATTTGAGTCGCACCGTGCCGAGTTTTGGCAGACTCTGTATGCTTCTGTT AGCACGGGAGCTCCGTATCTCATATTGTGCTCAGAAGATGATGATCTTGCTCCCTGCCAAACTATTTGCAATTTTGCTCAGCGACTTAAAGATCTGGGTTCTGATGTCAAACTAATAAAATGGAGTAGCTCCCCTCACGTAG GTCACTATCAGCACCACCAACTTGAATACAAGGCTGCCGTGACTGAGGTTCTTGGAAAAGCTGCGATGATCTATTCTCAAAGAATTCGTCAACTTGAAGGGGAGAAGATGGGGTTAGAAGGGACACATGATGAAATCTCTGAGCCATTAGGCAATCTTAGAAAAGCTGCTGCTACTGCAAACCAAAGCTTCCAGAGAATTGCTCTCGAGTTGAATGACCACTTCATTGTTCCCAGCTCCGTGGAGTATCACGAGGGAAGTAATGGAGGGTCAGTTCAGCACGAACAGAAAGAACGATACATTCCTCTATCAAGCCCACCAAGAATTAATGCTCATGGTGTTCTTggtcaaattttatttgatgtgTGTGTCCCAAAGGTTGTTGAAGACTGGGACATAAGGTCATCGCCAACTTTTAGGAAAGTATCATTTGCATCAACAAGAAGGCATTCACCTTTCAATCCTATGAAATGCATTCGTCGTTCAAGATTGTAG
- the LOC132033359 gene encoding LOW QUALITY PROTEIN: B3 domain-containing protein At5g42700-like (The sequence of the model RefSeq protein was modified relative to this genomic sequence to represent the inferred CDS: deleted 1 base in 1 codon), which yields MVKYEELRQQRLEENKKRMEELNLPLLSQALKSSTSPKPSPMKKTKPRIIATELVAVRRSPRVAKNPAPEYKEVIYYERVMIPRRVATPTKRDKSNFVYASDEERNASIVKAEKLEASLGSDYPILIRSMLPSHVSGGFWLGLPSNFCRKNLPRRDDTVTLIDEMGEEWPTVYLAQKNGLSGGWKKFAVDHDLSDGDAILFHLIRPTKFKVYIIRVRNASESDSTETSSSEGF from the exons atggtgaaatatGAAGAGTTGCGCCAGCAAAGAttggaagaaaacaagaaaagaatggaagaacTCAATCTTCCT TTGCTTTCACAAGCTCTCAAGAGTTCCACTTCCCCCAAACCTTCTCCT ATGAAGAAGACGAAACCTCGGATTATAGCAACAGAGCTAGTTGCTGTCCGAAGATCACCTCGTGTTGCTAAAAACCCTGCTCCTGAATACAAAGAA GTGATTTATTATGAAAGAGTGATGATACCTAGAag GGTGGCTACTCCAACGAAGAGGGATAAGTCGAATTTTGTATATGCTTCGGATGAAGAAAGGAATGCTTCCATAGTGAAAGCAGAGAAACTTGAAGCAAGTCTTGGATCAGACTATCCTATCTTGATTAGATCAATGCTTCCCTCTCATGTTTCTGGAGGTTTTTGGCTG GGTCTCCCATCTAATTTCTGCAGGAAGAACCTTCCAAGAAGAGATGACACTGTCACTTTAATAGATGAAATGGGAGAAGAGTGGCCAACAGTATACTTGGCCCAAAAAAATGGACTTAGTGGTGGATGGAAGAAGTTTGCTGTGGATCATGACTTGTCCGATGGAGATGCAATTTTGTTCCATTTGATACGTCCTACTAAATTTAAG GTGTATATCATAAGAGTTAGGAATGCTAGTGAGAGTGACAGCACTGAAACCTCAAGCAGTGAAGGCTTTTAG